In Paenibacillus sp. FSL R7-0345, a single window of DNA contains:
- a CDS encoding ABC-2 family transporter protein: protein MLGAYFDFIRIRFLTMLAYRVNYYSGILIYTLNIGVNYFTWKAIYGGGESLGGFTSAQMTTYVAVSWMARAFYFNNLDREISTDIRDGSIAIQFIRPYNYVLVKMMQGLGEGLFRFLMLMIPGMIVAILLFPVQLPTEPAAWAGFLVMLFFSFLISSQINVITGLSAFFVENNEGVMRMKRVIVDLFSGLIVPISLFPGWLSSVLNVLPFQAITYLPGSVFTGRVQGVGIWNVLGIQVFWFLVLLIPIVWLYHAARKRLFVQGG from the coding sequence CTGCTCGGTGCTTATTTTGATTTTATCCGCATCCGTTTTCTGACTATGCTGGCTTACCGGGTCAATTACTATTCAGGCATTTTAATTTACACATTGAATATCGGGGTTAACTACTTCACCTGGAAAGCCATTTACGGCGGCGGGGAATCCTTGGGCGGCTTTACGAGTGCGCAGATGACCACCTATGTAGCCGTTTCGTGGATGGCGAGGGCCTTTTATTTTAACAATCTGGACCGTGAGATTTCGACAGACATCCGTGACGGAAGCATCGCAATCCAGTTCATCCGGCCTTACAATTATGTACTGGTCAAAATGATGCAGGGACTCGGCGAAGGCCTGTTCCGCTTCCTGATGCTGATGATTCCGGGGATGATCGTGGCCATTCTGCTCTTTCCGGTGCAGCTTCCGACAGAGCCGGCCGCTTGGGCAGGCTTCCTCGTGATGCTCTTTTTCAGCTTCCTGATCAGCTCACAGATTAATGTGATCACAGGGCTGAGCGCTTTTTTTGTGGAAAATAATGAAGGTGTCATGCGTATGAAGCGGGTTATCGTCGACCTGTTCTCCGGTCTGATCGTTCCGATCAGCCTGTTTCCGGGCTGGTTGTCCTCTGTACTGAATGTATTGCCGTTTCAGGCGATTACATACCTTCCGGGCTCCGTCTTTACGGGCCGTGTTCAAGGGGTAGGCATTTGGAATGTGCTTGGGATTCAGGTCTTCTGGTTCCTGGTGCTGCTGATTCCGATTGTCTGGCTTTATCATGCGGCGCGCAAGCGGCTGTTCGTGCAGGGGGGTTAA
- a CDS encoding ABC-2 family transporter protein: protein MYHLGLLLEYLKNYMKTRLTYRADFWVEVISDLLFQATNFIFIMVIFMHTESLGGWNQNEVVFVYGFFMVPFGVFSCFVNMWNFSERYIVKGEMDRVLTRPAHNLFQILLENVDPPSLIGSFIGLIIMAISGANLGLPFEWWTIPALLVLTLSAVAIYTGIYTALTSLSFYSDAPTGILPLMYNIQNYGRYPVTIYNRAIQVLLTWIIPFAFVGIYPAALFLQRDEMRGMAILTPVVGAVFLAIGLFSWNYGVRRYKGAGS, encoded by the coding sequence ATGTATCATTTAGGATTATTACTTGAATATCTCAAAAATTATATGAAGACCCGGTTAACCTACCGCGCTGATTTCTGGGTGGAGGTCATTTCGGATCTGTTGTTCCAGGCGACGAACTTTATCTTTATTATGGTCATCTTTATGCATACGGAAAGTCTGGGCGGCTGGAATCAAAATGAGGTAGTCTTTGTCTATGGCTTCTTTATGGTTCCATTCGGTGTGTTCAGCTGCTTCGTGAATATGTGGAACTTCAGTGAGCGCTACATCGTCAAAGGCGAGATGGACCGTGTCCTGACTCGTCCGGCACATAACCTGTTTCAGATCCTGCTGGAAAATGTAGACCCGCCGTCCCTGATCGGCTCGTTCATCGGCCTGATTATTATGGCGATCAGCGGCGCTAATCTGGGGTTGCCTTTTGAGTGGTGGACCATTCCTGCGCTTCTGGTGCTTACACTCAGTGCGGTAGCGATCTATACCGGGATTTATACGGCATTGACGTCCTTGTCATTCTATTCGGATGCGCCGACCGGCATTCTGCCGCTGATGTACAACATTCAGAACTACGGGCGTTATCCCGTGACTATCTACAACCGGGCGATTCAGGTACTGCTTACCTGGATTATACCGTTTGCCTTTGTCGGTATATATCCGGCAGCCTTGTTCCTGCAGCGGGATGAGATGAGGGGAATGGCTATACTAACGCCGGTTGTCGGGGCTGTGTTCCTGGCTATCGGGCTTTTCAGCTGGAATTACGGAGTTAGACGGTATAAAGGTGCCGGCTCCTAA
- a CDS encoding ROK family protein — MNTYTIGIDLGGTNIKAGLYNAEFAPVRELSIPTEAANGPAHVLERIRLAVSMLTVDNGISLQEIACMGMGVPGLLDPKEGLSIFSPNFPGWEQVHVVNEMKQHYCFPVFIDNDVRVNLYGEWLHGAGRDCSNLVLLTLGTGLGSGIVHDGKVLYGTTFSAGEIGHMNMFRQGRPCRCGSSGCLGRYVSAVGMVNTFKEKLAAGRESIIQEWTGGAEEVITAKMISEAYDLADPLAVEVMHETGELLGFGLANVINLLNPERIIIGGGMAAAGDRLLQSVRETVSAHALKLSGGSCDIVQAELGSRAGTLGAAAYAQQRFGSEIVNKTI; from the coding sequence ATGAACACTTATACAATAGGCATTGATTTGGGCGGAACGAATATCAAGGCAGGTTTATATAACGCTGAATTTGCGCCGGTCCGGGAGCTGTCTATTCCCACAGAAGCGGCAAACGGACCGGCACATGTGCTTGAAAGGATCAGACTGGCAGTAAGCATGCTGACAGTTGATAACGGCATCTCGCTTCAGGAGATTGCCTGTATGGGCATGGGAGTACCGGGTCTGCTGGACCCGAAGGAGGGGCTGTCAATCTTCTCTCCTAACTTTCCCGGCTGGGAGCAGGTGCATGTTGTAAACGAAATGAAGCAGCATTACTGCTTTCCTGTCTTTATTGACAATGATGTGCGGGTAAATCTGTACGGAGAGTGGCTGCATGGAGCCGGACGGGACTGCAGCAATCTGGTGCTGCTGACGCTGGGGACAGGCCTTGGCTCGGGCATTGTCCATGACGGCAAGGTGCTGTATGGCACAACGTTCAGCGCCGGTGAAATCGGGCATATGAACATGTTTAGACAAGGGCGTCCCTGCCGCTGCGGCAGCTCAGGCTGTCTGGGGCGCTACGTCTCTGCTGTAGGCATGGTAAATACCTTCAAGGAAAAGCTTGCGGCCGGAAGAGAGAGCATCATTCAGGAGTGGACGGGCGGCGCTGAAGAGGTTATTACGGCTAAAATGATCTCGGAGGCTTATGATCTGGCTGATCCCCTGGCAGTAGAGGTTATGCACGAAACGGGTGAGCTGCTGGGCTTCGGTCTGGCTAATGTTATTAATCTGCTCAACCCGGAGCGGATTATTATAGGGGGCGGCATGGCTGCGGCCGGGGACCGTCTGCTGCAGAGCGTCCGCGAAACGGTAAGCGCGCATGCTTTGAAGCTGTCGGGCGGCAGCTGTGACATTGTACAGGCAGAGCTGGGCAGCAGGGCAGGTACCTTAGGTGCAGCGGCGTATGCGCAGCAGCGATTTGGCAGTGAGATTGTGAACAAAACCATATAG
- a CDS encoding DUF6054 family protein has product MADKFQLNVTVNPAVAMTLIKDGMSSNAELLHEELNSLGDGRMIGTLVYERYYLRSGNQGALVIIADNLQGICNIRLISAGSSNSMIFKVDWGAGKSFASSVAKILSDYTIE; this is encoded by the coding sequence GTGGCGGATAAATTTCAATTAAATGTAACAGTAAATCCGGCTGTTGCTATGACACTGATTAAAGATGGGATGAGTTCGAATGCCGAACTGTTGCATGAAGAACTGAACAGCCTTGGTGACGGACGGATGATAGGAACATTGGTCTATGAACGATACTATCTCCGCTCCGGGAATCAAGGTGCACTTGTAATCATAGCGGATAATCTGCAGGGCATATGCAACATCAGACTGATTTCAGCGGGGAGCTCGAACAGTATGATTTTTAAAGTGGACTGGGGCGCAGGCAAAAGCTTCGCCTCATCCGTAGCGAAGATTCTGTCCGATTATACGATTGAGTAA
- a CDS encoding DUF4395 domain-containing protein yields MVKTNQAFIVISVLLTWLTGAHWILALPLAAGLSGLLFGYNPVIKLAGQFLRKERSSYLQEDWDQQQFNQSIAVFCLAGGLISYLAGWTFASAIFTAMVAVAARVALLGFCIGCFIHYQWKMYTYRRKQAASHK; encoded by the coding sequence TTGGTCAAAACCAATCAGGCTTTTATCGTTATTTCCGTTCTGTTGACCTGGTTAACAGGTGCTCACTGGATTCTTGCATTGCCGCTGGCTGCCGGCCTGTCCGGTCTATTGTTCGGTTACAACCCGGTCATTAAGCTGGCTGGACAATTCCTCCGCAAGGAACGCTCGTCCTATCTGCAGGAGGACTGGGATCAGCAGCAGTTCAACCAGAGTATCGCTGTTTTCTGTCTGGCAGGCGGATTAATTAGTTACCTTGCCGGATGGACCTTCGCATCTGCTATTTTCACTGCAATGGTAGCTGTTGCCGCAAGAGTGGCCCTCCTCGGCTTTTGCATAGGCTGCTTTATCCATTACCAATGGAAAATGTATACGTACAGACGCAAACAGGCAGCATCGCACAAATAA
- a CDS encoding TetR/AcrR family transcriptional regulator, which yields MLSLSNKHNTREAIVDTASRLFFTQGYHATGLNQIIKDSDSPKGSLYYYFPRGKEELALTCISRTSVFVAQLLSHYAETQSSTTAMIQDFILEVARKAEETSFEGFVPFSFWVAVETSCVSDELRSACQSVFKDWQDVIMHSLLKEGVDEQLASDKASVVVSLYEGALLQALTYKSTQPLLAAVQVIPAILG from the coding sequence GTGTTGAGCTTGTCGAACAAGCACAATACGCGTGAGGCGATTGTGGACACCGCTTCGAGATTGTTTTTCACACAAGGCTATCACGCGACCGGCCTGAATCAGATTATTAAAGACAGTGACTCACCCAAGGGATCGCTTTATTATTATTTTCCCCGCGGAAAAGAGGAGCTGGCTTTGACCTGCATCAGCCGGACAAGTGTATTTGTTGCCCAGCTGCTAAGTCATTATGCAGAAACGCAATCGAGTACAACCGCCATGATACAGGATTTCATACTGGAAGTGGCCAGGAAGGCTGAGGAGACTTCATTTGAAGGTTTTGTTCCCTTCAGCTTCTGGGTCGCCGTTGAAACCTCCTGTGTCAGTGACGAGCTGCGCTCGGCCTGCCAATCAGTCTTTAAGGACTGGCAGGATGTGATTATGCACAGTCTGCTGAAAGAAGGCGTCGATGAGCAGCTTGCCTCGGACAAGGCTTCTGTCGTCGTTTCGCTGTATGAGGGTGCGCTGCTTCAGGCGCTGACTTATAAGAGCACACAGCCGCTGCTTGCAGCGGTACAGGTTATTCCAGCCATACTGGGTTAA
- a CDS encoding DHA2 family efflux MFS transporter permease subunit translates to MQGKQQPEVKKFKTIPILVSLLLAGFIGMFSETALNVALSDLMNILQITASTAQWLTTAYLLTLGILVPISGMLLQWFTTRQLFVAALSFSILGTFIAAMAPSFEILLLARVVQAMGTALLLPLMFNTILVIIPPEKRGAAMGLIGLVIMVAPAIGPTIAGLLISNLTWHWIFWLSLPFLVLSLISGILFMQNVSEVTKPKIDVLSIILSSAGFGGIVFGFSSAGEEGGWGSTKVIAAIAIGVIALVLFVIRQLTMKQPMINLRAFKYPMFTVAVLMIFICMMIILSSMLILPMYLQQGQGYSAFKAGLLLLPGGIINGLMSPIMGRLFDKYGPKWLVIPGLVVVAVSLWFFSSITATSTVIFVIVLHSALMIGISMIMMPAQTNGINQLPLEYYPHGTAIMNTLQQVAGAIGTALAVSIMTSGTKNYMETVTDASNPLNALAAFTHGVQNAFVFGMVMAVIGLIVAFFIKRVVIQHKSQAPMH, encoded by the coding sequence ATGCAAGGCAAGCAACAACCAGAGGTAAAGAAGTTTAAAACAATTCCGATTCTTGTTTCCCTATTGCTCGCGGGATTCATCGGCATGTTCAGTGAAACGGCGCTGAATGTCGCACTATCAGATTTAATGAATATACTGCAGATTACAGCATCAACTGCACAATGGCTGACTACCGCCTATCTGCTGACTCTGGGCATCCTCGTTCCGATTTCCGGTATGCTGCTGCAATGGTTTACAACTAGACAGCTATTTGTAGCTGCGCTGAGCTTCTCGATCTTGGGAACCTTTATTGCGGCAATGGCACCGTCTTTTGAAATTTTGCTGCTCGCGCGCGTGGTGCAGGCGATGGGTACAGCCCTGCTGCTGCCGCTGATGTTTAATACGATTCTGGTCATTATCCCGCCTGAAAAAAGAGGAGCAGCGATGGGACTCATCGGTCTCGTCATCATGGTTGCACCTGCAATCGGACCGACAATTGCCGGTCTATTGATCTCCAACCTGACCTGGCACTGGATCTTCTGGCTGTCACTTCCGTTCCTTGTATTGTCTCTGATCAGCGGAATTCTTTTCATGCAGAATGTCTCTGAGGTTACCAAGCCAAAGATTGATGTACTGTCGATTATTCTGTCCTCCGCCGGTTTCGGCGGTATCGTATTCGGATTCAGCAGCGCCGGTGAAGAAGGCGGCTGGGGAAGCACCAAGGTTATTGCTGCAATTGCCATCGGCGTGATTGCCCTTGTCCTGTTCGTCATTCGTCAGCTGACGATGAAGCAGCCGATGATTAACCTGCGGGCTTTTAAATACCCGATGTTTACAGTAGCTGTACTGATGATCTTTATCTGTATGATGATCATTCTTTCCTCCATGCTGATTCTTCCGATGTATCTTCAGCAGGGTCAGGGCTACTCGGCGTTCAAAGCAGGTCTTCTGCTCCTGCCGGGCGGTATTATCAATGGTCTGATGTCCCCGATTATGGGTCGTTTGTTTGATAAATATGGTCCGAAATGGCTTGTTATTCCGGGTCTGGTAGTTGTGGCAGTATCGCTGTGGTTCTTCTCCAGCATTACCGCTACATCGACTGTTATTTTCGTAATCGTGCTGCACAGCGCCCTGATGATCGGGATTTCGATGATCATGATGCCTGCACAGACAAACGGTATCAATCAGCTGCCGCTGGAGTACTATCCTCACGGCACGGCGATCATGAACACACTGCAGCAGGTAGCCGGTGCAATCGGTACTGCGCTCGCTGTCAGCATCATGACTTCCGGTACCAAAAATTATATGGAAACTGTTACTGACGCTTCCAACCCGCTGAATGCGCTGGCTGCCTTTACCCATGGGGTACAGAACGCTTTTGTATTCGGAATGGTGATGGCTGTGATCGGCCTGATTGTAGCGTTTTTCATCAAACGTGTTGTTATACAGCATAAATCACAGGCACCGATGCACTAA
- a CDS encoding M15 family metallopeptidase, translated as MRQINYRSKCFALSPLITAAILLVSANSEASAQAATGQDTAWKPAINNVVKKDKLPSGFVYLDEVIPEAQYQISYYGKYNFTGAPVSGYKAPLAISTSKAANALKKVSEDLSAKGYILRIYDAYRPQKAVNRFVAWSQDASDVINKQLYYPELDKKNLFKLGFISKKSGHSRGSTVDLTLADKKTGTLVDMGSPYDFFGDISYYNTTLVNTVQHQNRKILKDAMAKHGFKPYAKEWWHFTLNNEPYPAKYFDFNVE; from the coding sequence ATGAGGCAAATTAATTACAGGTCAAAATGTTTTGCGTTAAGTCCGTTAATTACCGCTGCAATACTGTTAGTTTCGGCTAATAGTGAGGCATCCGCACAAGCCGCAACCGGCCAGGATACAGCCTGGAAACCGGCAATCAACAATGTTGTGAAGAAGGACAAGCTGCCGTCGGGGTTCGTTTACCTTGATGAGGTGATTCCGGAAGCACAATATCAGATCAGCTACTATGGAAAATACAATTTTACAGGTGCGCCGGTCAGCGGTTATAAGGCACCTTTAGCTATCTCTACCTCCAAGGCGGCAAACGCCCTGAAAAAGGTGAGTGAGGACCTCTCCGCTAAAGGTTACATTCTAAGAATTTATGATGCTTACCGTCCGCAAAAGGCGGTTAACCGCTTTGTCGCCTGGTCACAGGATGCTTCGGATGTTATCAATAAGCAGCTGTATTATCCGGAGCTTGATAAGAAGAATTTATTTAAACTGGGGTTTATCTCGAAGAAATCAGGGCATTCCCGGGGGAGCACGGTGGATCTCACGCTGGCCGACAAAAAAACGGGCACCCTGGTTGATATGGGCAGCCCGTATGATTTTTTTGGCGATATTTCTTATTATAATACTACATTGGTCAACACTGTCCAGCATCAGAACCGCAAAATCCTGAAGGATGCGATGGCCAAACATGGCTTTAAGCCGTATGCCAAGGAATGGTGGCATTTTACACTGAACAATGAGCCTTATCCGGCGAAATATTTCGATTTTAATGTGGAATAG
- a CDS encoding ABC transporter substrate-binding protein → MFSLKRYSSLLCCTILIILLLAACGSNTNNSTEAANASTTATPVQTVEPSAAGDTRSFKDAKGRQTDIPADPQRIVYVGSDPGDLLAMDVKPVGASLSVIGPQVAYPDLLEGIEDVGYPPSLEKIVALNPDLILFNDWDESGIDSIAAIAPTVVIGEGGTYERLKMIAAALGKEDVADQKIAEYEVKAAAVKDQLKLDLGSGDTATIYLQLGKTLYVMGHQGISVSLYDMLGFKPSPKVQEMIDKDERFAEISAEVLADYAGDEVFVLGDETAETSAAVKDLMEGPIWKTIPAVKNGHVYVTDSKWNFDDLITRNRLLEELPVLMAK, encoded by the coding sequence ATGTTTTCTTTAAAAAGATACAGTTCACTGCTATGCTGCACGATCCTCATTATTCTGCTCTTGGCCGCCTGCGGCAGTAATACCAATAACAGCACGGAGGCTGCTAATGCATCCACTACAGCAACTCCGGTACAGACTGTTGAACCTTCAGCTGCCGGCGATACCCGGAGCTTTAAAGATGCCAAAGGACGCCAGACTGATATCCCGGCAGATCCGCAGCGGATTGTATATGTAGGCAGTGATCCCGGTGATCTGCTCGCAATGGATGTGAAGCCAGTCGGAGCCAGCCTCAGTGTTATCGGGCCACAGGTAGCCTATCCGGACCTGCTCGAAGGAATCGAGGATGTCGGTTATCCCCCTTCACTGGAGAAAATAGTAGCCCTCAATCCGGACCTCATTCTGTTTAATGACTGGGATGAATCGGGAATTGATTCCATAGCGGCTATTGCCCCTACAGTTGTGATTGGTGAAGGCGGCACTTATGAACGTCTTAAAATGATTGCCGCGGCACTGGGCAAAGAGGATGTCGCCGATCAGAAGATTGCTGAGTATGAAGTAAAAGCAGCTGCGGTCAAGGACCAGCTTAAGCTGGATCTCGGCTCCGGTGACACGGCTACGATCTATCTGCAGCTAGGCAAGACGCTGTATGTGATGGGGCATCAGGGGATTTCAGTGTCACTCTATGATATGCTGGGCTTCAAGCCGTCTCCTAAAGTTCAGGAGATGATTGATAAGGACGAGCGGTTTGCGGAAATTTCAGCTGAGGTTCTGGCTGATTATGCCGGTGACGAGGTGTTTGTGCTCGGTGATGAGACGGCGGAAACCTCCGCCGCCGTAAAGGATTTAATGGAAGGCCCTATTTGGAAGACCATTCCTGCGGTGAAGAATGGCCATGTGTATGTCACAGACAGCAAATGGAACTTTGATGATCTGATTACCCGGAACCGCCTGCTTGAGGAGCTGCCAGTGCTGATGGCTAAATAA
- a CDS encoding stalk domain-containing protein, with protein MKSRVAAVILSILLLGAGTGIGTVNEAKAAANLSVVVNGQALQLADSSTYKSGANVLVPLREVAESLKYKITYKGSTGTVQLSRAAERIEFKLSSREIILADKQKVTYEGSIETRQGRLYVPLSFLTSLGLIAGYNPASNQAEIYSPEVTAGAVTTLLATGQYEELQRRYISSVSSDALALPLIRQSWEQVAGAAGNYLGVKSAVSEWKENAYTIQSTLTFSASEAALTLIVDSTGKLTGLKLTPADAEKALANP; from the coding sequence ATGAAGAGCAGAGTCGCAGCCGTGATCCTTAGTATTCTGTTATTGGGAGCAGGAACAGGGATAGGGACGGTTAATGAGGCAAAAGCAGCGGCAAACCTGAGTGTTGTTGTAAACGGACAAGCCCTTCAGCTGGCAGATTCATCTACTTACAAGAGCGGTGCAAATGTACTGGTGCCCCTAAGGGAAGTTGCAGAGTCGCTGAAGTACAAAATAACGTATAAAGGCAGCACTGGTACAGTACAGCTAAGCCGGGCAGCAGAAAGGATTGAGTTTAAGCTAAGCAGCCGGGAAATTATTTTGGCCGATAAGCAAAAGGTAACATATGAAGGCTCTATTGAAACGAGACAGGGACGGCTGTATGTGCCGCTGTCTTTTTTGACCTCGCTCGGACTAATTGCCGGGTATAATCCGGCAAGTAATCAGGCGGAAATTTATTCGCCTGAAGTAACGGCTGGTGCGGTGACCACCTTGCTGGCAACGGGGCAATATGAGGAGCTGCAAAGAAGATATATCAGCAGCGTCAGCAGTGACGCACTGGCCCTGCCGCTGATCCGGCAGAGCTGGGAGCAGGTGGCTGGGGCTGCGGGGAATTATCTCGGAGTCAAATCCGCCGTCAGTGAGTGGAAGGAGAATGCATACACCATTCAGAGTACGCTGACGTTTTCGGCGTCTGAAGCTGCTTTGACACTGATTGTGGACAGCACCGGTAAATTAACCGGATTGAAGCTTACGCCGGCAGATGCAGAGAAGGCTTTGGCTAATCCTTAG